Genomic segment of Gemmatimonadota bacterium:
TGCTGTCGCCGCTGGCGCTCGGCTGGGTCTGCTTCTATAGCTACACCAAGCGCTTCACACGATGGTCCCACCTGGTGCTCGGCATCGGGCTGTCGATCGCGCCCGTGGGCGGGTACCTCGCCATCACTGGCGCATGGCCCGACCCCTGGTGGCTGCCGGTGGTCCTCGCGACGGCGGTTGCGACCTGGGTTGGGGGATTCGACGTGTTTTACGCCCTCCAGGACACCGAGTTCGATCGTGCCAATGGGCTGCATTCCATCCCGGCCATGCTTGGGGAGCGCCGGGCCATCCTCGTGGCGCGCGCGCTCCACGCCATTACGGTGGCCGCGCTGACGATCGTTGGGGTTGCGACGGGAGCTGGTGCCTGGTACGCCGCCGGTGTGGCGATCACCGCGACCCTCTTGGCGTGGGAACACCACCTGGTCAAGCCGGGAGACCTGTCCAGGCTCGACGCCGCCTTCTTCACGATGAACGGTGTAATCTCGATCGCGTTCTTCGCCTGCGTCCTGATCGAGCGACTGCGATGACACAGCACGGTCGGTCGATCATCTGCTGCGTGGCGTTTGGGCCCCCGCTTGGCTCGCCGTGCAGGGTGCGCATGGTCACTACTGTCTGCCGTCTGTCGTCTGCCGTCGAAGGGGGCCGCGCGTGACCTCGAGTCCCATCGTCCTCGCGATCACCGGTGCTTCGGGGGCCCCCTATGCTGTGCGCGTGTTGCGCAGCCTGGTCGAGGCGCGTCGCCGCACCTGGCTCGTGGTCAGCAGCCATGGCCTTCGCCTGTTGGCGACCGAGATGGGGATCGACTCCGTGGACGCCCTGCGCGCCAGCATCGGCGCCGAGGGCTGGGATGAATGCGTGACCACCTATACCGATGGTGATCGCGGTGCCGCCCCCGCGTCCGGCTCGACACGTACCGCCGGCATGATCATCTGCCCCTGTTCGATGGGAACGGTCGCGGCCATCGCCCACGGAACCTCCCGGTCACTCATCGAGCGCACGGCCGATGTCACCCTCAAGGAACGTCGCCGGCTGGTCGTGGTCCCGCGCGAGACGCCGTACTCGGAGATCCACCTGGAGAACATGCTGCGGCTCACCAGGGCAGGGGGGATCGTCTTGCCGGCATCTCCAGGTTATTACCACCGTCCCACGGAAATCGCCCACCTCGTCGATTTTGTCGCCGCCCGGATCCTGGACCTGTTCGACGTCGAGCACACACTGGTCCGGCGTTGGGGTGGGGAGCCCGACGCACTGAACGAGGGATGACGGCACCCATCGTCATCGGACTCATTGCCGACACCCACGGGCAGGTGCGCGCCAGTGTACATGACGCCCTCGCCGGTGTCTCTCTCATCCTGCACGCCGGTGATGTGTGCGGAGACGAGGTACTCGATGAGCTGTCGCTGATCGCGCCCGTCGTCGCCGTCGCCGGAAACTGCGATCCCCCTGGCGATCCACGTCTGCTGCAGCGGCTCGAGCGGACCATCGGGGGCGTCACCATCCACGTGAGCCACGGGCATGAACTCGGTGCGCCCACGGCGCAACGCCTGCTCGCCGCGTATGACGCACGGGTGTTGGTGTACGGACATACCCATCGACCGCTCATTCATCAGGCAGACGACCGACTGGTCGTGAACCCCGGAGCCGCGGGGCCGCGGCGGTTCGACATCGCCCCCAGCGTCGCGCGCCTCACGATCGCGGCGGGCGAACCGACGGTGGAGATCGTCGCGCTGTCCTGACCGCGGCGCGCCGCCGCGCCGCCTAACGCTCGTGTCCCGCGAGAAAGCTGGCCGGGGGCACGGTGGCGTCGAGCTCCTCCGGGCGCGTCGTGAACCACGAGGTTAACAACAGCAGCTCGTCCACCTCATGTGATGGGATTGCCCCGGGGAGCGCCCCTCCACGAAAGACCGTGTGGATCGACCGCGCGAGGGCAGCCCACGCCTCGGGCGTGTCGGGGGCGGCATGTTCCGCGCGGACCACGCCGCGTCGCACCAGGTAGACCCGGTCCTCACCCGCATGCCCCGGCACCAGATACACGAAGGACAGCGACTCCACGGCGAAGCGCAGCCGGGAGAAACGCTCCTGCAGGGACTCCAGCCGGGCCTTCTTGTCGCGCAGGATGGCCGCCCGCTCAAACTGCCACTCGGCGCTTGCGGCCTGCATCGCCACATCCAACCGGACGATCGGACCTTCGGTCGCCCCCTCGAGGAACGCCCGCGCTTCCCGGAGCTGCTGGTTGTACGCGCGCGCCGTCGGGGCGCCCACACAGGGGCCGAGGCACGTGCCAATCTCGAAGCGCAGGCACCCTGGTGTTCGCAGTGGCACGTCCAGCAGCTCGACTTGGTCGGCGAAGCGCATCTTCCCGTCCAGCGTGCAGTCGCGCAGGCCTAACGCCGTCGACAGTTCGCGGAGCGCCTCGCGCAGGTGGCCCGCACCGTTGAACGGGCCGTAGTAGGTACCACCTCGCTCTCCGGCCCCGGGACCACGGACGACGGCAAGTCGCGGGGCGCGGCCTGGGGTGATGCGGACAAACGCCAGATGCCGGGCGTCGCGCTTTTGCGCCACATTCAGTCGCGGGCGAAACGCCTTGATGAGTCGCAGCTCCTCGCGCAACGCCGCGAACTCGCTGGGTTGGTACTCCCACTCGATCGCCTCCGCCTCGCGGACGATGCGCGCCGCCTTCTCCTTGGGATACGCGGCGCGAAAATAGGACATCAGCCGCGTCCGCACGCGCTTGCTCTTGCCGACGTAGGCGACCTCACCCGTCTCCGTGATCATCCGGTAGACCCCGGGACGATCCTCGGCCGTGCCGCGGACGTGGGAGCGGAGCTGCGCGAGTCGCTCCGCTTCGGAAGCGGGCAGCGCTACCGCTGGCATCGGTGGCAAAAAACCGTGGAGCGCCCGTCGATCGCGTGCGTCTCGGTCAGGCGCGTCCGACACCGAGGGCACGGGAGCCCACCCCTGCCGTAACACTGCAATCTGGCGGCGAACCCGCCCTGCCCACCCGAGGCATCGCGGTAGTCGCGAAACGTGGTCCCCCGCGCCGCGATTGAGGCGGAAAGCACGCCACGGAGCTCGTCGACGAGCGCCGCGGACTCCGTGGGCACCAGAGATTGTGATGGCCTCGACGGATCGATCCCGGCGAGCCACAGCGCCTCGTTTGCGTAGATGTTGCCGATCCCGGCAATCCGGCGCTGCTCCATCAGGACCTTCTTTATCGGTGTTGAGACTCCCCGAACAATTCCCGACAATGCCTCTCCTGTAAAGCTCTCCTCGAGCGGCTCGACCCCGAGACCCTCGTCGAACTGCCGATATCCCTCAGCGTCCAGCAGTGTGACGGTGCCAAGCCTGCGGACATCGCGGTAGACCAGCTCGTGCTCATCCGAGAGGACCAGCGCGAGACAGGCATAGGGATCTGCCGGGATATCGAACAGGAGTGCACCGGTAAAGCGCGGTGTCGTGAGCATCACCTGGTGGTCGTCGAGCCGCACGCAGATCGTCTTGGCGCGACGATGGACGCCGGAAACGGTTCGCTCCGCTAGGCGACCGGCGAAATTCAACGGGTCCACCCGACGGAGCACGTCGGGTCGGGTAACCCGTGCTCCGAGGATCCTCAGCCCGGTGATGAGACCGGACAGGTCCCTGGAGATCGTCTCTGTCTCAGGTAGTTCTGGCACGGCGCGCCAGCTCGCGCCAGCCGATGTCGTGCCGGAACTGCAATCCCTCGAAGCGGATGCTCCCCGCATGCTCCCGGCTCGCTCGGCAGGCGGTTTCGAAGCTGCCAGATACCGCCGTCACTCCGACGACCCGTCCTCCGGCCGTCACCAATGCACCATCCTCGCGGCGACGGGTGCCGGCATGGAACACCATCGTTCCACGTGGTGCTTCAGGCAGGGTGATGACAGAGCCTAGCGTGGGTGCTTCGGGGTAGCCCGGCGCTGCTACGACGGTCGTAACGGCAGCACCTTGGGTAGCGGAAATGTCAGCCGAAGCATGTAGCCGCCCGGCTGCCGAGAGCGCCATCAGGTCGATGAGCGAGCCATCGAGCAATGGGAGCACGGCCTGAGTTTCCGGATCGCCAAACCTGCAGTTGAACTCAATGACCTTCGGACCCGAGGGTGTCAACATCAGGCCGCAGTAGAGGAGCCCCTGGAACGGTGTTCCTCGTTTTCGCATCGCGGACAACGTGGGAGCAATGATCGTCTCGGAGACGGTTCCCAAGAGCTCCGGCGTGGCCAGGGAGACCGGCGCGTATGCTCCCATCCCGCCAGTGTTCGGGCCGCTATCACCATCCAAAAGGCGCTTGTGATCCTGGGCGACCGGCAGGAGCACGAAATTCACCCCGTCCGTCAGCGCGAAGACCGAGAGCTCCTCCCCCGAGAGGCACTCCTCAATGAGAACCTCAGCCCCGGCTGCTCCATGAACGCCGTGATCCATCATGGCATGCACAGCGGATTCGGCTTCGCTCACAGACGCGGCAACGACAACCCCTTTCCCTGCCGCCAGCCCCGAGGCCTTCACGACGACAGGAGCACCGGTAAGTCTAATGGCGGCAATCGCTTCTGAGCTCGACGCGTGCCACGATGCTCCGGCGGTTGGGACGCCGTGCTCCAGCATGACTTCCTTGGCGAACCGCTTGGACGACTCGAGTTGAGCGGCAGCCAGGGATGGTCCAAACACGGCGAATCCGCGCGCCCGAAGCGCATCCGACACCCCGGCTGCGAGGGGAGCTTCCGGACCGACGACCACCAAGTCCGGCCGCTCCCGTTCAGCGACCTCGCAAACCGCGTCCGGATCGGAGGGATTGATCCGGACGCAGCGTCCCAGCTCCTCGAGGCCGGGGTTGCCGGGAGCGGCGATCAGGTCAACGGACGGGTTGTCCTGGGCCAGCTTCCAACCGATGGCATGCTCACGGCCACCCCCACCGAGGAGCAGGATTCTCACGTGCCTGATGGTCCCTTGAAAGCGCTGTT
This window contains:
- a CDS encoding UbiA family prenyltransferase, with product MEGQTFVGVSRFVRYANFVKLPHTVFALPFAFVGATLASYHAPVTAAMVGWIALAFTCARFAAMGFNRIVDRDVDARNPRTRMRELPSGALGLREAMVAVAVAGAVFIWSSWQLNRLCGLLSPLALGWVCFYSYTKRFTRWSHLVLGIGLSIAPVGGYLAITGAWPDPWWLPVVLATAVATWVGGFDVFYALQDTEFDRANGLHSIPAMLGERRAILVARALHAITVAALTIVGVATGAGAWYAAGVAITATLLAWEHHLVKPGDLSRLDAAFFTMNGVISIAFFACVLIERLR
- a CDS encoding GIY-YIG nuclease family protein: MPAVALPASEAERLAQLRSHVRGTAEDRPGVYRMITETGEVAYVGKSKRVRTRLMSYFRAAYPKEKAARIVREAEAIEWEYQPSEFAALREELRLIKAFRPRLNVAQKRDARHLAFVRITPGRAPRLAVVRGPGAGERGGTYYGPFNGAGHLREALRELSTALGLRDCTLDGKMRFADQVELLDVPLRTPGCLRFEIGTCLGPCVGAPTARAYNQQLREARAFLEGATEGPIVRLDVAMQAASAEWQFERAAILRDKKARLESLQERFSRLRFAVESLSFVYLVPGHAGEDRVYLVRRGVVRAEHAAPDTPEAWAALARSIHTVFRGGALPGAIPSHEVDELLLLTSWFTTRPEELDATVPPASFLAGHER
- a CDS encoding UbiX family flavin prenyltransferase, with translation MTSSPIVLAITGASGAPYAVRVLRSLVEARRRTWLVVSSHGLRLLATEMGIDSVDALRASIGAEGWDECVTTYTDGDRGAAPASGSTRTAGMIICPCSMGTVAAIAHGTSRSLIERTADVTLKERRRLVVVPRETPYSEIHLENMLRLTRAGGIVLPASPGYYHRPTEIAHLVDFVAARILDLFDVEHTLVRRWGGEPDALNEG
- a CDS encoding metallophosphoesterase family protein: MTAPIVIGLIADTHGQVRASVHDALAGVSLILHAGDVCGDEVLDELSLIAPVVAVAGNCDPPGDPRLLQRLERTIGGVTIHVSHGHELGAPTAQRLLAAYDARVLVYGHTHRPLIHQADDRLVVNPGAAGPRRFDIAPSVARLTIAAGEPTVEIVALS
- the mutM gene encoding bifunctional DNA-formamidopyrimidine glycosylase/DNA-(apurinic or apyrimidinic site) lyase; translation: MPELPETETISRDLSGLITGLRILGARVTRPDVLRRVDPLNFAGRLAERTVSGVHRRAKTICVRLDDHQVMLTTPRFTGALLFDIPADPYACLALVLSDEHELVYRDVRRLGTVTLLDAEGYRQFDEGLGVEPLEESFTGEALSGIVRGVSTPIKKVLMEQRRIAGIGNIYANEALWLAGIDPSRPSQSLVPTESAALVDELRGVLSASIAARGTTFRDYRDASGGQGGFAARLQCYGRGGLPCPRCRTRLTETHAIDGRSTVFCHRCQR
- the purD gene encoding phosphoribosylamine--glycine ligase → MRILLLGGGGREHAIGWKLAQDNPSVDLIAAPGNPGLEELGRCVRINPSDPDAVCEVAERERPDLVVVGPEAPLAAGVSDALRARGFAVFGPSLAAAQLESSKRFAKEVMLEHGVPTAGASWHASSSEAIAAIRLTGAPVVVKASGLAAGKGVVVAASVSEAESAVHAMMDHGVHGAAGAEVLIEECLSGEELSVFALTDGVNFVLLPVAQDHKRLLDGDSGPNTGGMGAYAPVSLATPELLGTVSETIIAPTLSAMRKRGTPFQGLLYCGLMLTPSGPKVIEFNCRFGDPETQAVLPLLDGSLIDLMALSAAGRLHASADISATQGAAVTTVVAAPGYPEAPTLGSVITLPEAPRGTMVFHAGTRRREDGALVTAGGRVVGVTAVSGSFETACRASREHAGSIRFEGLQFRHDIGWRELARRARTT